Within the Bacteroidota bacterium genome, the region AGCAGATATATCTTCATTGTTTAGTTGATTAATTATTGGTTTGCCTTTTCATTTTTCATCCTGAATTACACCATCAATATAATAGATTGTTTTATATAACTTGCCGTTTTCATAATAAGTTTTGGCAACTCCATTTCTTTTATCATTATTAAAAGCACCTTCCCATTTTAATTTTCCATTTTCGTAATATTCTTTTGCGTCTCCATTTTTTTGATCATAAATATAAGTAGTCTCCCAATTTAATTTTCCGTTTTCATAATATTCTTCTACAGTTCCATTTTTCTTGTTGTCAGAATAAGGAGTTGTATTCTTTAAGTTCCCATTTTCGTAATATATTTTAATAATACCGCTTCGCTTACCATCACTCCAAGGATATTCGCCTTTTAACTTTCCGCTTTCATAATACTCTTTTACAATTCCATTCAATTTACCATTACTATATGGGCTTTCAAACTTTAAACTCCCGTTTTTATAATATGATTTAAGAGTATCTTCTCTTTTACCCATACTCCACATCTGTTCTCCTTTTAAACTTCCACTTTCATAATATTCTTTTGCAATCCCATTCGGTATGCCATTTACATAAGGAGTTTCGACCATTAATTTCCCATTTTCATAATAGTTTTTTGCAGAGCCGTTTGCTTTATTACTAACACATGGTGCTAATTCGAATTTTAATTGTCCACTTTTATAATAACCCTTCCCTCCACAGGGTAAACTATCAATATATGTTCCTTCTTGCTTTAAACCACCATCTTCATAATACCATTTGCATTTTCCATCCAAAACATCTTTACCGTTTTCTCGAAGATTAATTATTTTTCCTTCAAATTGCAATCGCCCACTCTTAAAATAATCTCTTACAATTCCGAACGGTTGCCCTTTTTTATAAATAACTAAACGATAATATACTGCTATATTTTCATTAGCAACAGCATTCCAACTTGAGTCCTCGTATTCCATCCATTTGCCTTCTTTTAAATCATTTTCAAATTTATTTTCTGCCTCATTCTTATTTAAAAATCCATCTTGCGCCAATACATAAATACTGGAAATGGTAAGAATAATTATTATGACTAATTTTGTTTTAATGATTTTTACTTTTAAATTTATCTGATTGATTAATTCTTTTATTGTTCATTAATTTATAAACTTTCCTCCTTTTACTGTTGGACTTCCTGCGCTCAAAAAATTTACCTTTATTAAAGAAGAAGGGTTCCCTTTAGTGTCATAAGGTAAAACCTTATACTTTTTCCCTTGATATTCCAATATAATGGGGAAAGATTCTGAACTGGATGTGTTTGATGAATACCAGTTTATTGATTTATTACTTATACCGGCATAAATATATTGACCCGATTTTGGAGAAACTGAATTTATGGTTGCTCCTGCCGGTTTTGTTTGAATTTCCACTACCCACCCCGACCAATCAACTCTATTTGTTACACGAGGCAGTTGAGATTTAGGATATGGAATGTTGCCTCGCCCTTCGCAGTTAGAGCATTTTTCCTTATAGGTTACTGTGCCGCTGCCGTGACATTGATCGCAGTTGTCTATATATTTAGATATCACCTGCCCCGTTTGCATTGTAATTTCTATATTCCAATTTCCCGTTGCCAGAACATTTATAGCATTGCATTTGTTTTGTTACTTGTCCACTGCTTCCGCATTGAGTGCATGTTTCTTTATAAACAGGAGATTCGGTATAAGAATATTCAATTTGCTCCTGCTTGGTAATGGTTTCCTTTTTTATTTCAAACAACCATTTAAAAGTTTCAAAATTCTTTAGCTTTCCATTTTCCTTATCATATGTTGTTGGAATATTCTGAATCTGAAGAATAACGGTTTTTGCGTTTTCTATTTCCCCTTTTGTTGGTCCGGGAATTGTGAATATCGTTGTTTCTCCTCCGGCAGCGATTGATGATTTCCATTTAGTATTAAATTCAGGTGAAAGTGAAATACCTATTCCATCCATTTTAAAAATAACTGGCACATTGTTGAACTCTATAGGAAAATCCATATTATTTACAACCTTGATAGTGAATACAACCTGTTCGGGTGATATATCATAATATGGTGTAGTTGTAATTTTATAAATATCATATCCCGGCTTATTGGGGTCAGCGGTAGTTATTTCTTTTTCTTCAGTTGTTTTGCGTACTGCTTGAAATGAATTTACCTCGCATAAAATCGTTACGCCTCCAATGGTTTGGTTTTGTGTTGTATTTCCGATTAATTTAAATACAGGCAAAGCATAACTTGCTTCATAAGGCGTTGGAGGGGTGTTTTTATCAACCTTTTCATAAGTAACCTGTGAGGATGAGATTCTTGAAATAGATTGCGGTCCAGCCGAAGCGAAAAATAATATTACAAATATAATAAATGTAAATGCTGAATAAATGTGTTTCATTGTTTTGGTGTTTTAGGATTAAACAAAAGAGATTTGTAAAAATGTGGCAAATGAAAAACACAAATTGCTGTAGC harbors:
- a CDS encoding toxin-antitoxin system YwqK family antitoxin: MAQDGFLNKNEAENKFENDLKEGKWMEYEDSSWNAVANENIAVYYRLVIYKKGQPFGIVRDYFKSGRLQFEGKIINLRENGKDVLDGKCKWYYEDGGLKQEGTYIDSLPCGGKGYYKSGQLKFELAPCVSNKANGSAKNYYENGKLMVETPYVNGIPNGIAKEYYESGSLKGEQMWSMGKREDTLKSYYKNGSLKFESPYSNGKLNGIVKEYYESGKLKGEYPWSDGKRSGIIKIYYENGNLKNTTPYSDNKKNGTVEEYYENGKLNWETTYIYDQKNGDAKEYYENGKLKWEGAFNNDKRNGVAKTYYENGKLYKTIYYIDGVIQDEK